From Spartinivicinus ruber, the proteins below share one genomic window:
- the serB gene encoding phosphoserine phosphatase SerB translates to MANLLILTVAGENKVDILPSLTQQLADDAIKVLDLGQMQIQDQVALTLLLQLPPAFTEDELVERLQPIEEVWQAHISYRELSEQEYQAWLQDKTPEHYQVTLLAPEINTKALSDVIAEVNQHGLAISHMKRLSQRQPVKSDNTDQVTCFELRLRGKPDDLVKFRQQLLHISSEQGVDLAIQEDSIFRRCHRLIAFDMDSTLIQTEVIDELAKAAGIGEQVAAITEQAMQGELDFNESFRRRMALLKGLDEAVLSEIAQRLPITPGAEKLIRTLKRLGFKTAILSGGFTYFAEYLQQHLGIDYVHANQLDIVDGKVTGEVKGTIVDGQRKAELLKILAKQEGVGLEQVIAVGDGANDLPMLGIAGMGVAFQAKPLVKASAKHAISYLGLDAILYLLGLTEHDIQQLS, encoded by the coding sequence ATGGCGAATCTATTGATATTAACAGTAGCAGGCGAAAACAAGGTGGATATTTTGCCTAGCTTAACTCAACAGCTGGCTGATGACGCTATTAAAGTGCTGGATCTGGGGCAAATGCAAATTCAAGATCAAGTTGCCCTGACGCTGTTACTACAATTGCCGCCTGCTTTTACGGAAGATGAACTTGTTGAGCGCTTGCAGCCTATTGAAGAAGTATGGCAAGCACATATAAGCTATCGTGAATTGAGTGAACAGGAGTACCAGGCCTGGCTGCAAGACAAAACACCTGAACATTATCAGGTCACTCTCTTAGCACCAGAAATTAACACCAAAGCGCTGTCTGATGTAATAGCAGAAGTTAACCAGCATGGTCTGGCAATAAGTCATATGAAACGGTTATCACAGCGTCAGCCAGTTAAAAGTGATAATACTGATCAAGTGACTTGTTTTGAGCTTAGACTAAGAGGTAAGCCTGATGACTTGGTTAAGTTTCGTCAGCAGTTATTGCATATCAGTAGTGAACAGGGGGTTGACCTTGCAATTCAAGAAGACTCGATTTTTCGTCGCTGTCACCGTTTAATTGCTTTTGATATGGACTCAACCCTCATTCAGACTGAAGTGATTGATGAATTGGCAAAGGCAGCGGGTATAGGAGAGCAAGTTGCTGCAATCACAGAGCAAGCAATGCAAGGGGAGCTGGATTTTAATGAAAGTTTTAGACGACGAATGGCGTTGTTGAAAGGACTTGATGAGGCAGTGCTAAGTGAAATAGCACAGCGATTGCCCATTACTCCTGGTGCTGAAAAATTGATCAGAACCTTGAAGCGATTGGGTTTTAAAACTGCTATTTTATCCGGTGGTTTTACTTACTTTGCTGAATACTTACAACAGCATTTGGGGATAGATTATGTACATGCTAATCAACTGGATATTGTTGATGGTAAAGTTACTGGAGAAGTAAAAGGCACAATAGTGGACGGCCAACGCAAAGCGGAATTATTAAAAATATTGGCTAAACAGGAAGGTGTTGGTCTAGAGCAAGTCATTGCTGTGGGAGATGGTGCCAATGATTTACCTATGTTAGGGATTGCAGGCATGGGAGTGGCCTTTCAGGCGAAGCCTTTAGTTAAAGCCTCAGCTAAACATGCTATTTCTTATTTAGGGTTAGATGCCATTTTGTATTTATTAGGCTTAACTGAGCATGATATACAGCAGTTGAGCTAG
- a CDS encoding substrate-binding periplasmic protein produces MTNLSFTIKQLLVCLIATTSICVNAQCKKNNFIIGWDPYEPYGVVNENGKLIGLDITLIKSVFDIAKCNYEIVVMAWKRSLNEIKLGRIDILLTASKTKEREKFVYFSPPYRNEEMRIMIRKGEEDKWELNSLEDIITRKMKISATLGSWFGEEFDKLVKHNEEFKSLVTRTRTTDQGIKMVVTNRTDGVIQDVIAINAKAIQHGIRDKFSVHPYIVESGPVHFMFSKKSVNIEDVELISQSLENFKKTTKYKELYKFN; encoded by the coding sequence ATGACCAACTTATCCTTCACAATCAAACAACTACTAGTCTGTTTAATAGCAACCACAAGCATATGCGTTAATGCACAATGCAAAAAAAATAACTTTATCATTGGCTGGGATCCATATGAGCCTTACGGTGTGGTAAATGAAAACGGTAAGCTAATTGGGCTGGATATTACATTAATCAAGTCTGTTTTTGATATTGCAAAGTGTAACTATGAAATTGTTGTCATGGCATGGAAACGATCATTGAATGAAATTAAACTTGGTAGAATAGATATTCTTCTTACCGCATCAAAAACAAAGGAGCGAGAAAAATTTGTTTACTTTTCTCCTCCTTATAGAAATGAAGAAATGCGAATAATGATTAGAAAAGGAGAAGAAGATAAATGGGAGCTAAATAGTCTTGAAGACATCATCACCAGAAAAATGAAAATTTCAGCCACTCTTGGCTCTTGGTTTGGAGAAGAGTTCGACAAGCTAGTCAAACATAATGAAGAATTTAAATCACTTGTCACAAGAACACGAACAACCGATCAAGGCATAAAAATGGTTGTTACAAATAGAACTGATGGGGTGATTCAGGATGTTATTGCAATTAATGCTAAAGCTATCCAACATGGCATTAGAGATAAATTTTCTGTACATCCCTATATTGTTGAGTCAGGGCCAGTGCATTTTATGTTTAGTAAAAAATCAGTAAACATTGAAGATGTTGAGTTAATCAGCCAATCGCTAGAAAACTTCAAAAAAACCACAAAATATAAAGAGCTATATAAATTTAATTAA
- a CDS encoding EAL domain-containing response regulator: MQNDSNTIRLLIVEASQNEAEQMVSLFRNAGQATRAHRVTSVDDLEETTQAQTWDLLLACHAMDEINADTANETISRLNKDIPIILMADEYNSESYTNALKTGFKDVVLYNEEERLVLVANRELQNLQDRRQRRIAEVNLRETEKRCQLLLNSSMDAIAYVHEGMHIYANQSYVDLFGYPDADDLAGVPIIDMVASEDLDAFKRFLKNYQSTENASDEELACHGIKDNGEKFKAKMSFSPASYDGEPCTQIVIRVDQGNAELEEKLKEISTQDLLTGLFNQQYFSEQLDKAIDKAVGGKGNGAVFYITLDSFDKIRTEMGISDADLVLADLGTLLKEYIPAPSILARSGDDLFLALIPTDNQTELSELAAKVNKSVEEHLSEVGGKTAQTACSIGITIINETTAKAKDILARAQRAREKVLDKGGNNYHFHTAKDDLEEQAIEGNVVAMIQKALQDNSFKLLFQPVISLRGDSEEHYEVLLRLINPNGEEVPPKDFLSAAEKSQMATKIDRWVILQSVKLLASHRAKGHKTRLFIHLSASSIQDKTLLPWVSVALKAARLPGDSIIFQLTEEDATTYLKQAKELTKAIDELRCKVSLTHFGCAINPFTTLKHLTVHYVKVDGSFSGDIGNPETQENLKTMISSLQGQGKLTIVPMVENATMLATLWQAGVNYIQGYYLQGPTAEMDYDFTSDDDE; this comes from the coding sequence ATGCAGAACGACAGTAATACAATTCGCTTATTGATCGTCGAAGCCTCTCAAAATGAGGCCGAGCAGATGGTTAGTCTATTTCGCAATGCTGGTCAGGCCACTCGGGCTCACCGGGTTACTTCTGTTGATGATTTAGAAGAAACAACCCAAGCCCAAACCTGGGATCTGTTACTAGCGTGCCATGCTATGGATGAAATAAATGCTGATACTGCCAATGAAACTATTAGCCGGTTAAATAAAGATATCCCTATTATTTTAATGGCAGACGAGTACAACAGTGAGTCCTATACCAATGCATTAAAAACTGGTTTTAAGGATGTTGTGCTGTATAACGAAGAAGAACGTCTAGTGCTGGTCGCCAATCGGGAACTACAAAATTTACAAGATCGCCGCCAACGCCGTATTGCCGAAGTAAATTTACGAGAAACGGAAAAACGCTGCCAGCTATTACTTAATAGCTCTATGGACGCGATTGCCTACGTCCATGAAGGCATGCATATCTATGCCAACCAATCCTATGTTGATCTATTCGGTTATCCCGATGCAGATGACCTGGCTGGCGTTCCTATTATTGATATGGTTGCCTCAGAAGATTTAGACGCATTTAAACGCTTTCTAAAAAACTATCAGTCGACTGAAAATGCCTCCGATGAAGAGCTGGCATGCCATGGTATCAAAGACAATGGTGAAAAGTTCAAAGCCAAAATGAGCTTCTCACCCGCCTCTTACGATGGTGAACCTTGTACTCAAATTGTTATCCGAGTTGACCAAGGCAATGCTGAGCTTGAAGAAAAACTGAAAGAAATTAGTACCCAAGATTTATTAACAGGTCTATTCAACCAACAGTATTTTTCTGAGCAGTTAGATAAAGCTATTGATAAAGCGGTTGGTGGCAAAGGTAACGGTGCCGTATTTTATATCACACTGGACAGCTTCGATAAAATTAGAACTGAAATGGGGATATCTGATGCCGACTTAGTGTTAGCCGACCTAGGCACACTATTAAAAGAATACATCCCCGCTCCCAGTATTTTAGCCCGCTCTGGTGATGACTTATTTTTGGCCCTAATCCCTACAGATAATCAAACAGAACTATCAGAGCTAGCTGCCAAAGTAAATAAAAGCGTTGAAGAACACCTTTCTGAAGTAGGTGGCAAAACAGCACAAACCGCCTGTAGTATTGGTATTACGATTATCAACGAAACTACCGCTAAAGCGAAAGATATTTTAGCTCGTGCCCAACGAGCACGTGAAAAAGTGTTAGATAAAGGCGGCAACAACTATCACTTCCATACAGCAAAAGACGACTTAGAAGAACAAGCCATTGAAGGCAATGTCGTTGCAATGATTCAAAAAGCATTGCAAGACAACTCTTTCAAATTATTGTTCCAGCCAGTCATTAGTCTTCGAGGCGACAGCGAAGAGCACTATGAGGTACTGCTAAGGTTAATCAACCCCAATGGCGAAGAAGTGCCCCCTAAAGACTTTTTATCTGCAGCAGAAAAGTCACAAATGGCAACTAAAATTGATCGCTGGGTAATTTTGCAATCAGTCAAGCTGTTAGCCTCTCACCGCGCTAAAGGTCATAAAACCAGGCTATTTATCCACTTAAGCGCTTCCTCTATTCAGGATAAAACCCTATTACCCTGGGTGAGCGTGGCACTAAAAGCAGCAAGATTGCCGGGCGACTCAATTATCTTCCAATTAACTGAAGAAGATGCCACGACTTATTTAAAGCAGGCTAAAGAACTAACCAAAGCCATTGACGAGCTTCGCTGCAAAGTATCACTTACCCACTTTGGTTGTGCCATTAACCCATTTACCACCTTAAAACATTTAACCGTTCATTATGTAAAAGTCGATGGTAGCTTCTCTGGTGATATCGGTAACCCAGAAACCCAAGAAAATTTAAAAACCATGATCAGCTCATTACAAGGACAAGGCAAACTCACTATAGTGCCCATGGTAGAAAACGCCACCATGCTAGCAACCTTGTGGCAGGCTGGGGTTAATTATATTCAGGGTTATTATTTACAAGGCCCCACCGCCGAAATGGATTATGATTTTACGAGTGATGATGATGAGTAA